The sequence TGCAGCGTGGCGTCGGTGAAGACCACGTAGGCCGGCACCGACGCCGACTGGGCGGCCTGGCTGCGCCACGCGCGCAACCGCTCGAACAGCTCGCCGGCCTCGCCCTCCAGGACCACCTTGGGGCGCTTGGCCGCACGGCGGGCCGGCGGCGCGGTGGGGCCGGAATCCGGCGCGAGGCCGTCGAGGAACCGGCTGCGCGGCCGAGAGCGCCGGCCGCCGGGGTTGCGGGCCAGCGACCAGGACAGGGTGAGCTGCTCGCGGGCACGGGTGACGGCGACGTACAGCAGCCGCCGCTCCTCCTCGACGGCGACCGGCCGGCTCAGCGACTGCGCGATCGGCAGCACGCCGTCGACCAGGCCGACGACGAAGACGGCGTCCCACTCCAGCCCCTTGGCCGCGTGCATCGACGCGAGGGTGACGCCCTGGACGGTGGGTGCGTGCTGGGCGTCGGCCCGCTCGGCGAGGTGGGTGACGAAGCCGGCGAGGTCCAGCGACGGGTTCTCCGCGACCAGGTCGACGGCGAGGTCGACCAGCGCGGCGAGGGACTGCCAGCGGTCCCGCGCCGCTCCCCCAGCCGGCGGTCGGTGCTCCACCCAGCCCGTGGAGGCCAGCACGTCACGGACGGCGGGCACCAGCATGCCCGGCTCGTTCCCCCCTGCCGCGGCCCCGCGGAGCAGCAGTACCGCCTCGCGGACCTCGGGCCGCTCGAAGAAGCGCTCGCCACCCTTGAGCACGTAGGGCACCCCGGCGTCGGCCAGCGCCGACTCGTACACCTGCGACTGCGCGTTGATCCGGAACAGCACGGCGATCTCGGCGGCGGGCGTCCCGTCGCCGATCAGGGACTTGCACCGTGCGGCGACCGCGGCGGCCTCGGCCGGCTCGTCGGGGTGCTCGACGAACGTCGGCTCGGGGCCCTGGGGCCGCTGCCCCAGCAGGCGGAGCCCCGGCAAGCCCTTGCGCGGCGGCGCCTGGCCGATCAGCCGGTTGGCCAGGCCCACGACCTGCGGGGTGGAGCGGTAGTCCCGCTCGAGCTTCACCACGGCGGCGTCGCCGTAGCGGTCGGCGAACCCCAGCAGGTAGTCGGGGTCGGCGCCGGTGAAGGAGTAGATGGTCTGGTTGGGGTCGCCCACCACGCAGACCTCGGCCCGGCCGCCCAGCCAGGCGTCGAGCAGCCGCTGCTGCAGCGGGTTGACGTCCTGGTACTCGTCGACGACGAAGTGCCGGTACTGCGCACGCACCTGCCGGGCGACGTCCGGGTGCTCCTCGAGGGCGTAGGCGGTGACCAGCAGCAGGTCCTCGAAGTCCAGCGCCCCGTCGCGCTGCTTGGCCTGCTCGTAGCTGGCGTAGACGGCGGCGACGGCGGCGGGCTCGAACGGCGCCTCGCGGCCGGCCGCCTTCGCGCGGGCCGGGTAGTCCTCGGGCGTGGCGAGGGTGGTCTTCGCCCACTCGATCTCGCTGGCGAGGTCGCGGAGGCTGGTCCGGTCGGTGGTGAGCCGGTTGCGCGTGGCGGCCGAGGCGACCACCCGCAGCTTGTTCTCGATGAGCCCGGGCATCGGGCCGCCGAGCACCCGGGGGGCGAAGTAGCGCAGCTGCCGCATCGCGGCGGCGTGGAAGGTGCGGGCCTGGACCCCACCCACCTCGAGCGCGGCCAGTCGGGCACGCAGCTCACCGGCCGCCCGGGCGGTGAAGGTCACCGCCAGCACCTGCTCGGGGAGGTACGTGCCGGTGTGCACGCCGTAGGCGATGCGGTGGGTGATGGTGCGGGTCTTCCCCGTACCGGCACCGGCCAGGATGCAAACCGGCCCGGACACCGCCTGCGCCGCCGTGCGCTGCTCGTCGTCGAGGCCGTCGAGCACGGCCTCCGCGTCCGCATGCGCCATCGCCGGCGTCCCTCCGCGTTCCTCGCCCACCCGTCCCGCAGGAGCCGTCGGCCCCCGGCCACGATCCTCCCAGCCGGCGTCGACGGCGGCGGGAAGCATCCCCAGGAGCCACTCGTTGACATGCACGCACGCGCCACCCCGTCCCGGGGCTGGACCCGCCAGGCAGGAACAGGGAGACTCCCCGCGATGACCACGACCCCCGGCACCGCCGTCACCATGTACACCACCACGTGGTGCGGGTACTGCGTGCGCCTCAAGAAGCTGATGCAGCGCGAGGGCATCGAGTTCGCCGAGGTCGACATCGAGACCGATCCGCAGGCCGCGGATCTGGTCATGCAGGCCAACGGGGGCAACCGCACGGTCCCCACGCTGATCTTTCCCGACGGCAGCGCGCTGACCAACCCCAGCATCGACGCGGTCAAGGCCCAGCTCGCACGGCTTCCGGAGGCGTGAGCTCCGTGGTCCCCGGCCCCCGGCACTCCGACGAACTCGACGGGCCCGTGCGCCCCGGTGCGGCGCCCCTCCGTGCGGGCGGCGCCGGGGGTCCGCTGCACGACGACCGGCCCCGGATAGCCCTGACCCGGGTCACCCGCGGCTGGGTCGTCGTCCCGCTGCCCGCCGGGGCGGTCGCCGGTGACCCGGTCGACGGTCTCGTCGAGGGCATGACCCTGGCCGACCTCGTGGCCGACGAGCTGGGCGCCCTGCCCGAGCCCGACCGCACCGCCCGGCGTTCGGCGCGCGGCCCGGCCGGCGCGCCCGCCGGAACCGACCCGGTGGACGCGCGGATCGCCGCCCTGGAGCGCACCGTCGCCCAGCTGGAACACGCGCTGGCCTCCCGGGTGTCCACCGAGCGCGCCATCGGCGTCCTCGCCGAACGGCACGGCACCAGCCTCCGGACGGCGTTCGAGGGGCTGCGCCGCGACGCGCGCACGCAGGGCCGGCCCGTCGTCGAGCTCGCCCGCGAGGTGCTCGACGGCCTGGCGCCCGATGCCCCCGCGGCCTCCGCCCCGCTCGCCTCCGCCCAGGTCACCGCGGAGCCTGCGCCCGCCCCGCGTCCGGTCCCGGTGCCCACCGGTGCCGTCGCCACCGCGGACGGCCGGCCCTGACCCGGCCGGAGCCGCTCTCCCCCGACGCCCTCGCCGACCGCCTCGCCGCGCTGCTGGCGGACGTGCCCGCCGAGCCGGGCGCCACCGCGCTGCGGGTGGCCGTGGACGGACCCGAGCTCGCCGCGCCCGAGGCGCTCGCCGCCGCGATCGCCGAACGCCTGCCGGCGCTGGGCCGCGGGGCCGTCGTCGTGCCCGCCACAGGTTTCTACCGGCCCGCCTCGCTGCGGCTGGAGCACGGCCGGACGGATCCGGATGCCCGCTACACCGACTGGCTCGACGTGGGCGCGCTCAACCGCGAGGTCCTCGCCCCGGTCGGGCCCGGCGGGTCGGGTGAGTACCTGCCGGTGCTCTGGGACCTGGAGCGGGACCGCGCCGCTCGGGCCCCGCGACGGCCGGTGCCGGCCGGTGCCGTGCTGCTGGTCGCCGGCGCGCTCCTGCAGGGCGTCGGCCTCGCTCTGGACGTCGTCGTGCACCTCCGGGTGGCCCCCGCCGCGCGGCGGCGGCGCACCCCGCCCGCCGAGGCGTGGGCGCTACCGGCCTACGACCGCTACGACGACGAGGTCGACCCCGCGGCGCTCGCCGACGCCGTCGTGCTGGCCGATCACGCCGACCGCCCGGCGCTGGTGCTCGGCGGCCGCTTGGCTTAGCGGCCGGCCTGCAGGGCCCCGCCTCGAGCCTGCGAGTGGTGGGGGGCAGCCGGGCTTTCTCAGCGAGGGGTGGGGGGAAGCTCGTCCTTGATCCACCGGTCGAGGATGTGGCGGGCGATCGAGATCGACGGCGGCACCGCGAGCTGCCCCTCCGGCGTCCGGAGCTCCTCCCGGGTGAACCAGCGCGCCTCCTCGATCTCGGTGGGATCGACGCGGATCTCCTGGTCGCCGTGGACCCGGGCCACGAAGCCCAGCATCAGCGACTGCGGGAACGGCCACGGCTGGCTGGCGACGTAGCGGACGTCGGTGACCCGCAGGCCCACCTCCTCCTCCACCTCGCGCGCGACCGCCGCCTCGGCCGACTCCCCCGGCTCGACGAAGCCGGCCAGGATGGAGAACCGCCCGGGCGGCCAGGCCGCCTGCCGGCCGAGCACCACGCGGTCGGCCCCGTCGTGGACGAGCATGATGACGGCGGGGTCGACGCGTGGGAAGAACTCGACGCCGGTGGTCGGGTCGCGCTGCGTCCAGCCGGCCCGCTCCACGGTCGTGGCGGCACCGGTGAGCGGGCTGAAGCGGTGCCGCTCGTGCCACTCCAGGATGCCGATGGCCTCGACGAGGAGGCCGGCGTCCAGGTCGCCGAGCGCGGTGCCGAGGTCGCGCAGGCCGGCCCACCGGTCGACCGGGCGGCCGTTCACCGTCAGCGACCGCTCACCGCGGACGGCGGCGTAGGGGACGCCGCCGTCCTCGCCGAGGTAGACCGCGCCCGGGGGCAGCCCGGGACGCTGGTCCCACACCAGGACCGGACCCGACGGTCCTTCCTGCACCGGCACCGCGCGCTGGGCGTCGACGGTCAGGACCCGCACCGGACGGCCACCCGTCGGGTCGGGCAGCAGCCGGGCCAGGTGCGCCCGGTCGTGCCCGGTGCGGGAGAGGACCGGGCGGCCGTCGTCGCCGGCGCGGGAACCGGAGGTCATGCCTGCTCGCCGCTCCGGTTGACGGTGACCGGCGCCAGGACGCCGAGCTCGGCGGCCACCCGGCCGGCGTCGCCGACGACGACGGCGGTCAGCGCCTCGGGCGCCAGGTAGCGCGCGGCCGCGGCCTGCACCTCGTCGACCGTGACGGCGGTGAGGTCGCGTTGGTGGGTGGTCAGCCAGTCGGCCGGCAGGCCGGTGCCCAGCAGCGCCGAGAGGGTGCTGGCCAGGCCCGCGTGGGTGGACGTCGACAGCGCCATGCTGCCCAGGATGTACCGCCGGGCGGCGTCGAGCTCCGCCTCGGTCACCGGCGTCAGCGCCATGCGCCCCAGCTCGTAGAGGGTCTCCAGCAGCGCCGGGCCGGTGACCTCCGTGGCGACGTCGGCCTCGACCAGGAACGACGACGACGCCCGCTGGTGCTCGATGCCGCTGCGTGGGCTGTAGCTGTAGCCGCGGCGCTCGCGGATGTTCTCGACCAGCCGGGAGGAGAAGTAGCCGCCGTAGACCATCGCGGCCAGCCGGGCCGCGGGCAGGTCGGGGTCGGTGCGGCTGGGCGCCGGTCCGCCCAGGCGGAGGTTCGACTGCACCGCGCCCGGCCGGTCGACCAACTCGATGCCGTCGGCGCGCTGCTCGGCGACCGGCGGGGCCTCCACCGCCTTGCCCGTGCCGTCCCACCTCTCGAGGGCGGCGGCCACGGTGTCGACCGCGGCCCGCGGGTCGAGGTCGCCGACGAGCACGAGGATGCTGCCGGCCGGCAGTACGCGCTCGCGGTGCAGCCGGCGCAGCGCCGGCGCGCGGACGGCGGAGACCAGCCCGGCGTCGGGCAGCTGGATGGCGTACGGATGGGTGCCGTACCGCCGGGCGGCCAGCGCCGTGCGGGCGATCGTGCCCGGCTGCGTGCGCGCGATCGCGATCCGCTCGGCCAGCCGGTCGCGTTCGCCGTCGACCTGGCCGGCCGGGTAGCTCGCGCCGGTCAGCAGCTCGGCGACCAGCTCCAGCACCGGGCCGAGCCCGCCGGGCAGCAGCGTGGTGCCGAACACCAGCCGGTCGGCGTCGGTGCTCACCGACAGCTCGGCGCCGTGGGTCTGCAGCAGCTGGGCGATGGCCGTCTGGTCGTGCCGCGCGGTGCCGAGCAGCACCGCACCGGACAGGACCGCGCCCCGCGCGGCGTGCACGCCGGCGTTGCGGGCGCTGGGCGCAGCGAACGGCACTCGCAGCCGCAGCTCGACCAGCGGGACGCCGGGCCGGGGCACGACGACCACGCGCAGCCCGTTGGCCAGCGTCGTCTCCTCCGCGACCGGCGTCGGGTGCGGCCGGGGCTCGCCCAGCGGCGGGATCAGCGGGCTCTCCTGGATCGTGGTCATCGGGCGCCCCCCGCCGGTCGCAGCTCCAGCACCGCGGCGGTGCCCGGGTCGAGCCCGCGCGCGGCCACCTGGACCGCCTCGGGCGTCACGGCGGCGAGGCGCGCGGCCAGCTCGCCGGCGAGCTCGGCGCGCCCGTGGACCAGCTCGGCGGCGGCGAAGGCGAGCGTGCGGCCGAGCACGGAGTCGGCCTGCTGGAGCAGCTGGGCCTCGATGCGGGCCTGCACCCGGCGCAGCTCGGCGGCGTCGACGCCGTCCTCGGCGACGCGGCCGATCTCCTTGTGCACCGCGGCCATCACCCGGTCGGCCGGCACCGCGGCCGGGTGGTGCACCTGGGTGGTCAGCAGGGTCGCGTCGCGGACGTCGAAGGGGTCGCCGAACAGGCCCACGTAGCTGCTCTGCGCGATCGCGATCCGGTCGTCGTGCACCAGCCGGCGCTCGAGCCGGGAGGCGTCGCCCTCGCTGAGCAGCTCGGCCAGCAGCACGCTGCCCAGGTAGTTGTCGAAGTCACCGACCGGGTCGGGGACCCGCCAGCCGATGGCCAGCGCGGGCGCCGGGGCCAGGGCGTCCTCGACGACCGCCGAGCGCACCGTGGTGGGCGACGGCTCCCCGGTGTACGGCAGCGGCGGGACGTCGCGGGCCGGGACCGGCCCGAACCAGCGGTGCACCAGCTGCTCGGTCTCGGCGACGTCGAGGTCCCCGCCGATGCACAGCACGGCGTTGCCGGGCGCGTAGTAGCGGGAGAAGAAGTCGGTGGCATCGTCGACCGTGGAGGCCTCCAGGTCGACGAAGGAGCCGTACCCGTCGTGGGTGTTGGCGAAGGTCTCGAAGGCGACCTGCGGCAGCT is a genomic window of Blastococcus sp. HT6-30 containing:
- a CDS encoding ATP-dependent DNA helicase UvrD2, whose protein sequence is MAHADAEAVLDGLDDEQRTAAQAVSGPVCILAGAGTGKTRTITHRIAYGVHTGTYLPEQVLAVTFTARAAGELRARLAALEVGGVQARTFHAAAMRQLRYFAPRVLGGPMPGLIENKLRVVASAATRNRLTTDRTSLRDLASEIEWAKTTLATPEDYPARAKAAGREAPFEPAAVAAVYASYEQAKQRDGALDFEDLLLVTAYALEEHPDVARQVRAQYRHFVVDEYQDVNPLQQRLLDAWLGGRAEVCVVGDPNQTIYSFTGADPDYLLGFADRYGDAAVVKLERDYRSTPQVVGLANRLIGQAPPRKGLPGLRLLGQRPQGPEPTFVEHPDEPAEAAAVAARCKSLIGDGTPAAEIAVLFRINAQSQVYESALADAGVPYVLKGGERFFERPEVREAVLLLRGAAAGGNEPGMLVPAVRDVLASTGWVEHRPPAGGAARDRWQSLAALVDLAVDLVAENPSLDLAGFVTHLAERADAQHAPTVQGVTLASMHAAKGLEWDAVFVVGLVDGVLPIAQSLSRPVAVEEERRLLYVAVTRAREQLTLSWSLARNPGGRRSRPRSRFLDGLAPDSGPTAPPARRAAKRPKVVLEGEAGELFERLRAWRSQAAQSASVPAYVVFTDATLQAIAETRPASLRELSGLPGIGARKLELYGEDVLAAVTG
- a CDS encoding pitrilysin family protein; its protein translation is MTAAGTELTLRHPIERFTLDNGLRVVLAPDRSVPVVAVSVYYDVGMRNEPEGRTGFAHLFEHMMFQGSANVAKMEHARLVQAAGGTFNGSTHQDYTNYFQALPAEALERALFLEADRMAAPAITEENLRNQIDVVKEEIRVNVLNRPYGAFPWLQLPQVAFETFANTHDGYGSFVDLEASTVDDATDFFSRYYAPGNAVLCIGGDLDVAETEQLVHRWFGPVPARDVPPLPYTGEPSPTTVRSAVVEDALAPAPALAIGWRVPDPVGDFDNYLGSVLLAELLSEGDASRLERRLVHDDRIAIAQSSYVGLFGDPFDVRDATLLTTQVHHPAAVPADRVMAAVHKEIGRVAEDGVDAAELRRVQARIEAQLLQQADSVLGRTLAFAAAELVHGRAELAGELAARLAAVTPEAVQVAARGLDPGTAAVLELRPAGGAR
- a CDS encoding uridine kinase; this translates as MPAEPGATALRVAVDGPELAAPEALAAAIAERLPALGRGAVVVPATGFYRPASLRLEHGRTDPDARYTDWLDVGALNREVLAPVGPGGSGEYLPVLWDLERDRAARAPRRPVPAGAVLLVAGALLQGVGLALDVVVHLRVAPAARRRRTPPAEAWALPAYDRYDDEVDPAALADAVVLADHADRPALVLGGRLA
- the nudC gene encoding NAD(+) diphosphatase, producing MTSGSRAGDDGRPVLSRTGHDRAHLARLLPDPTGGRPVRVLTVDAQRAVPVQEGPSGPVLVWDQRPGLPPGAVYLGEDGGVPYAAVRGERSLTVNGRPVDRWAGLRDLGTALGDLDAGLLVEAIGILEWHERHRFSPLTGAATTVERAGWTQRDPTTGVEFFPRVDPAVIMLVHDGADRVVLGRQAAWPPGRFSILAGFVEPGESAEAAVAREVEEEVGLRVTDVRYVASQPWPFPQSLMLGFVARVHGDQEIRVDPTEIEEARWFTREELRTPEGQLAVPPSISIARHILDRWIKDELPPTPR
- a CDS encoding pitrilysin family protein; its protein translation is MTTIQESPLIPPLGEPRPHPTPVAEETTLANGLRVVVVPRPGVPLVELRLRVPFAAPSARNAGVHAARGAVLSGAVLLGTARHDQTAIAQLLQTHGAELSVSTDADRLVFGTTLLPGGLGPVLELVAELLTGASYPAGQVDGERDRLAERIAIARTQPGTIARTALAARRYGTHPYAIQLPDAGLVSAVRAPALRRLHRERVLPAGSILVLVGDLDPRAAVDTVAAALERWDGTGKAVEAPPVAEQRADGIELVDRPGAVQSNLRLGGPAPSRTDPDLPAARLAAMVYGGYFSSRLVENIRERRGYSYSPRSGIEHQRASSSFLVEADVATEVTGPALLETLYELGRMALTPVTEAELDAARRYILGSMALSTSTHAGLASTLSALLGTGLPADWLTTHQRDLTAVTVDEVQAAAARYLAPEALTAVVVGDAGRVAAELGVLAPVTVNRSGEQA
- a CDS encoding ANTAR domain-containing protein → MSSVVPGPRHSDELDGPVRPGAAPLRAGGAGGPLHDDRPRIALTRVTRGWVVVPLPAGAVAGDPVDGLVEGMTLADLVADELGALPEPDRTARRSARGPAGAPAGTDPVDARIAALERTVAQLEHALASRVSTERAIGVLAERHGTSLRTAFEGLRRDARTQGRPVVELAREVLDGLAPDAPAASAPLASAQVTAEPAPAPRPVPVPTGAVATADGRP
- a CDS encoding mycoredoxin codes for the protein MTTTPGTAVTMYTTTWCGYCVRLKKLMQREGIEFAEVDIETDPQAADLVMQANGGNRTVPTLIFPDGSALTNPSIDAVKAQLARLPEA